The Candidatus Zixiibacteriota bacterium genomic interval GAAACCGCGGGTTTCGTCGAACCGCTTCGCCGCCTTAATGAGACCGATATTGCCCTCATTGATCAGGTCAGCCAGCGACAAACCCTGATTCTGATACTGCTTGGCCACCGACACTACGAACCGCAGATTGGCCTTCGTGAGTTTCTCCAGGGCCTTTTTATCGCCCTGCTTTATGCGACGAGCCAACCGCACTTCTTCGTCGGCGGTAATGAGAGGTGTTTCCCCGATCTCGCGAAGGTACAGATCGAGTGACCGATCTTCATCGCGATACTTGAGGGATTGCTTAGCCACGGTTGTTGTCCAACTCCTTCTGTAACAGTGGTTCCGCGGGCCGGCGCCGCCGCCCGATCGAGGCGATCGGCCCTGCCTTCTTCCTCACCTGATTGCGTTTATCCTACCTACGGACGGATAACTTTGCGCGCTATCGAGCCGTCAGGCTCCTGTACGATTAACGGTATGTGGGTACGGGAACGTTCCAGCTGACCCGCCTGTTCCCGGATTTCGGCCAGCGTCGATACCGGCTCATTATTTACCTGCAGGATGATCGTGCCCTCGGTGATCGAGGCCCGATCAGCTGCCGTTCCGGGAAACACCCGGATGACATACAACCCCTCCACATGCTGAATCCCGATATCGCGGGCCATCTGCGGAGTAAAAGACACGAGCGCCATCCCCAGCCACTCCGTCGTGGGAACGTCCTGCTGAGGAGTCGGCGATGTTTGAATGGATGCCAGGAACTGGTCTCGATCGACGACGGTGGTGCGAAGCCGGCGCGACTCCCCGTCGCGCATGACATCGATCGGTACCGACTGCCCGGCCCTCACGGTGGATACCAGCACGGAAAACTGGTTGGTATTGATCACTTCCTTATCATTAAACTTGACGACCACGTCACCTTCGCGGATACCGGCAACTTCGGCAGGTGAATTCGCGAAGACGGAGTCGATCCGGACGCCGTGCACGGCCTGCAGTCCCTGACGCTTGGCCTCACGCTCGGTCAGATCCGACAACCAGACGCCCAGCCAGCCGCGGGTTGCCCGGCCGCTTGCAATAAGATCCGGCACGATTGCCCGAGCGAGATTGATCGGGATTGCAAATCCGATCCCGACTGAGGACCCCGTCGGCGACGAAATGGCCGCATTGACACCGATACACTCGCCGCGAAGGTTCAGCAGCGGCCCGCCGGAGTTGCCGGGATTGATCGACGCATCGGTCTGGATATAATTCTGGTATCGCGGCGTATCCGCGCCGAACCGGAGGTTGGTGCGTCCCTTGGCGGATATGACGCCGACCGTGACGGTCCGGTCGAGTCCCTGTTGGGGGAACGGATTGCCGATCGCAATCGCCCAGTCACCCACTTTCAAGTCCTCGGAATCTCCGAACGGAATAGCCGTGACGCCTTCCTCCGGCTCCACTTTCAGTACAGCGAGATCGGTTTCGCGGTCGGTACCGACGACGGTCGCGTCGTACTCGTAGCCGGTCGACGTTCGCACGACAACTTCCACCGCGTCCTCGATGACATGATTGTTGGTCAGGATATAGCCGTCATCGCGAAAGAAAAACCCCGAACCGGACGAGGCCCCGTATCCACGGCCGTGGAAGTACCAGGGGACGTCATTGTCACGGGTGCGGGCCGAAATATTGACCACGGCGTCCTGCACGCGTTCGACGACGGCGACGAACGGTGATTCCATCTGACCGTCCCGTTCGACCACCGGGTACGCGCCGGTTTGCCCGATATTGAGCGGCACATCGGCCACGGTACGTGGCGTCAAATCGATCTGGGAGGCCAGAATCACGCCGAACACGACACACGCGACCGCGACCGCGCCGATCGACAGCGCCTGTTTTCGGGTGGTGCGGCGGGATTGGTGCGGATGTGAAGAAAAGGGGTGCTCGCCCAATGAACTCCTCCGACAGACTTAGCTTTGTAATATACCGGCCGACATTCGGCCTGTCAACTGCAAATACCACGCAAGTTCGTGTTTTTTATAACGATACCGGTCGGGAATCGATTCACTATTTTTGACCGTTTTTACCTTATTTTTCACCCCGGCACGGCGGCACTCCATATCTCAGACGTTATACGTCTGTGCCCGGTGGATTGCGACCGGTCATTCTCGATTCTGCGGGCACGGAAGCGGTCGT includes:
- a CDS encoding trypsin-like peptidase domain-containing protein, giving the protein MGEHPFSSHPHQSRRTTRKQALSIGAVAVACVVFGVILASQIDLTPRTVADVPLNIGQTGAYPVVERDGQMESPFVAVVERVQDAVVNISARTRDNDVPWYFHGRGYGASSGSGFFFRDDGYILTNNHVIEDAVEVVVRTSTGYEYDATVVGTDRETDLAVLKVEPEEGVTAIPFGDSEDLKVGDWAIAIGNPFPQQGLDRTVTVGVISAKGRTNLRFGADTPRYQNYIQTDASINPGNSGGPLLNLRGECIGVNAAISSPTGSSVGIGFAIPINLARAIVPDLIASGRATRGWLGVWLSDLTEREAKRQGLQAVHGVRIDSVFANSPAEVAGIREGDVVVKFNDKEVINTNQFSVLVSTVRAGQSVPIDVMRDGESRRLRTTVVDRDQFLASIQTSPTPQQDVPTTEWLGMALVSFTPQMARDIGIQHVEGLYVIRVFPGTAADRASITEGTIILQVNNEPVSTLAEIREQAGQLERSRTHIPLIVQEPDGSIARKVIRP